In a genomic window of Gossypium arboreum isolate Shixiya-1 chromosome 9, ASM2569848v2, whole genome shotgun sequence:
- the LOC108488427 gene encoding monodehydroascorbate reductase 4, peroxisomal-like: MERGFEYVIVGGGVAAGYAALEFTKRGVSHAQLCIISEEPVAPYERPTLSKKFLHPESPARLPSFHTCVGANEELLTPTWYEEHGIELVLGTRVESVDVGQKTLLTASGETIRYETLIIATGAKALKLEEFGVKGSEAENVCYLRDLADADRLVNVMQSCTGGNAVVIGGGYIAMECAASLVTNKINVTMVFPEAHCMPRLFTPKIASYYEDYYQSKGVKFIRGTILSSFEFDSNGKVTAVNLRDGSQIPADMVVVGIGIRPNTSLFEGQLTMEKGGIKVNGKLQTSNDSVYAVGDVAVFPVDLCGRIRRLEHVDSARKTAKHVAAVIMEPEKTGEFKYLPLFYSKAFSFSWRFYGDNAGEVVHFGDYLGTKFGAYWINNGHLVGSFLEGGTEDEFKAIANATQLKPAVDDLAEVGRQGLNFAMTGNKQIKPHTPSIEAGTSSLVVETPIYPWHATAGVAVAASVAAFAYWYGRRRRRW, encoded by the exons ATGGAGAGAGGATTTGAATATGTAATAGTAGGAGGAGGTGTAGCAGCTGGATATGCAGCTCTTGAATTTACTAAAAGAGGGGTTTCTCATGCTCAGCTCTGCATTATATCTGAAGAACCA GTTGCCCCATATGAGAGACCTACTCTAAGTAAAAAATTTCTACATCCTGAAT CTCCGGCACGCCTTCCATCATTTCACACTTGTGTTGGTGCTAATGAGGAATTGTTAACTCCGACATGGTACGAGGAACATG GTATCGAATTAGTCCTTGGAACTCGAGTTGAATCTGTTGATGTCGGACAGAAAACGCTATTGACAGCTTCCGGCGAGACTATACGTTATGAAACCCTCATCATTGCCACAGGGGCTAAG GCTTTAAAGCTCGAAGAATTCGGAGTGAAAGGATCGGAAGCGGAAAATGTATGTTATTTACGAGATTTAGCCGATGCGGACCGACTCGTTAACGTGATGCAATCTTGTACCGGCGGAAATGCTGTGGTCATCGGCGGAGGGTACATTGCGATGGAGTGTGCTGCATCATTGGTCACCAATAAAATAAACGTAACCATGGTTTTCCCCGAAGCTCATTGCA TGCCTCGTTTGTTTACGCCGAAGATTGCAAGCTATTATGAGGATTATTATCAATCTAAAGGAGTTAAGTTCATTAGAGGAACAATTTTATCATCATTTGAATTTGATTCCAATGGGAAG GTTACAGCTGTTAATCTACGAGATGGGAGTCAGATACCTGCGGACATGGTTGTTGTAGGGATCGGAATACGTCCGAACACGAGCTTGTTCGAAGGACAACTGACGATGGAGAAAGGTGGGATCAAAGTGAATGGGAAGTTGCAAACAAGCAATGACTCGGTTTACGCGGTTGGTGATGTCGCGGTGTTTCCTGTCGATCTTTGCGGTAGAATTCGCAGGCTCGAGCATGTTGATTCGGCTCGAAAAACCGCTAAACATGTCGCTGCTGTGATCATGGAACCGGAAAAAACAGGCGAGTTCAAGTACCTACCGTTGTTCTACTCAAAAGCCTTCTCGTTTTCTTGGCGGTTTTACGGAGACAATGCAGGGGAAGTGGTCCATTTTGGAGATTACTTGGGGACTAAATTTGGGGCATATTGGATAAACAATGGTCATCTTGTTGGATCTTTCCTTGAAGGAGGGACCGAGGACGAGTTCAAAGCAATAGCTAATGCCACTCAGCTTAAACCAGCAGTCGATGATCTGGCCGAGGTGGGACGACAAGGCTTGAATTTCGCTATGACAGGGAATAAGCAAATAAAACCTCATACACCGTCAATCGAAGCCGGAACTTCTAGCCTTGTTGTAGAAACGCCGATCTACCCTTGGCACGCAACCGCGGGTGTTGCTGTGGCAGCATCAGTAGCTGCATTTGCATATTGGTATGGAAGGAGACGTAGAAGGTGGTGA